AAGGTTTTTCTACTGGCTTCACATGCTTTATAGAATGTAAATTAGCCAATCCTAATTTTTGTAGATTAGGAATATTAAAACTTTCTACAGATTCTGATATATGTCTAAGAGTGTCTACTCCTATGTCACCATATTCTTTTGAATCCTCAGTTTCTCCAATTCCAAGTGAATCTACTACAATTGTAAAAATTCTATTATAATTTTTCATAATTTCTCCTTTCTAATTATAAAAATTTTAATGTTAAAATGTATATTTCTATATTCTATATTAATGTAGTTAATCCTACAATCATTGCACTTAAAATACTAACTGCAAATCCGCCTATCATAGATTTAAAAGCTAACCTTGCAGGTGTATTTTTTATGTAGCACTTGTCTAATAACTTGTATTCTTGTCTGTATATAAACAATATCATGTCTGATATTTAGATGTCAATAGAATTTTCTAAATTTTAAAATAGTGTTGTTGAAATCAAATTGCAATCAAGTTATAATGAATATAAGGATTTCATTGACAAACTTGTATGTACATGTTTGTTTATAGAAAGGTGTTTTTTATGAAGACGTTTAATACAATAGACAACCCAAAAGAATTAAAATATGTTACTGTATATAATCAACTTTTTAAAATGATAAATGAAGGGACATTTGCAGAGGGAAGTAGATTGCCATCAGAACCTGAATTATCTAAAACGCTAGGTGTTAGTCGAACCACATTACGACAAGCATTAGCTTTGCTTCAAGAAGATGGATTAGTAAAAAATATTCATGGAAAAGGTAATTTTATAAAAAAATCTAAAAGCGATAAAATAATTGGATTAGAGAAAATAGGACATCCTGTTTATAAATGTATAGAACAAAAAATTGATAGGGTAGAACTATCAATTCGCATAGAACCTTCTACTAGTTACATTGATGAAACCTTTAAACGTAAAACTACTGCTGTAGCTTTAATTGATAGGTGGTATAAGTTTGAAGGTAACGCCATAGCCTATACTTTTACTTTAATCCCCATCGATACTGTTTCTAGCTTAGACATTGATTTAAATGATAAAGATGAGGTTTTAAAAATTCTTGAAGAGAACATTTATGAAATATGCAATAATATACTAGTAGAAATTAAATATTCTACTTCAGGAAACTTCGCTGCTAAGAAATATAAAATTTCAGATGAAGATCAATTCTATTTAATTCAAGAAACTTTATACAAAGGTAATGATTTTCCTATAGTATCTAATAAGCATTATCTACCTATAAAATCTACTTCAATTAAATTTCATCCATTAAGGTGAAATTTAACTGGGCAGAGTATACGAAGGTTAATTTCAATCTTCATATACTCTGCCCTAATTATTTTTATATATTTTCTTGACAATTATACCCCATATAGGTATAATCATATTATAATTTATAACTAGGAGGAAATTTTATGAAGAGAAAAAAATCCCATCAAAAATGGTCATGGATTTTTCTGGTATCATTTATAACTCTTTCAATATTAGATATAAGATTTGGATTACTT
This window of the Clostridium cochlearium genome carries:
- a CDS encoding GntR family transcriptional regulator, whose amino-acid sequence is MKTFNTIDNPKELKYVTVYNQLFKMINEGTFAEGSRLPSEPELSKTLGVSRTTLRQALALLQEDGLVKNIHGKGNFIKKSKSDKIIGLEKIGHPVYKCIEQKIDRVELSIRIEPSTSYIDETFKRKTTAVALIDRWYKFEGNAIAYTFTLIPIDTVSSLDIDLNDKDEVLKILEENIYEICNNILVEIKYSTSGNFAAKKYKISDEDQFYLIQETLYKGNDFPIVSNKHYLPIKSTSIKFHPLR